The Gracilimonas sp. genome contains a region encoding:
- a CDS encoding Na+/H+ antiporter NhaC family protein, with the protein MKKKIAALIGVGTFLILVSQVAWADVQAAEASSGIIGSWVSILPPLVAIAIALAFRQVLFALFLGIWMGAYLIGDLTFTGIFDSFFEALSGYIVPGVSDPDRMSIVVFSILIGGMVGIITDNGGTRGVITAITRFVRTKVQGMVVTSLMGFIVFFDDYANTMVVGNTMRPLTDKLRISRAKLAYLVDATAAPVATVALVSTWIGAMVGFIATAQAEMPDFNEAAYSVFINSLPYNFYAFFTILFVILIAYSGRDFGTMLKARITLYKAKHDSKLDKYNLYKDKIEEDEEKKSESHWANAALPILTLVFGTIIGLFVTGEGDNIQGIIETANSYDALLWGSLASVVVAVAMTLGQKLLDVEKTLEGMMNGMHVMFDGVLILVLAWALSDVTVALGTADYLVSVFGETLNPYWMPAIVLVLSALTAFATGSSWGTMGILMPLVVPLGWEIGNATGIPAEMTLEVIYASVSAVLAGSVWGDHCSPISDTTILSSIATQCDHVEHVNTQLPYALIVGGISILAMISALVLNVSVWIIYPAGVALIIAIIYKFGKIPDPEEYTPEGKEAAITSLD; encoded by the coding sequence ATGAAAAAGAAAATAGCAGCACTTATTGGAGTGGGAACCTTTCTTATTTTAGTCTCACAAGTGGCTTGGGCAGATGTTCAAGCTGCAGAGGCATCATCGGGAATAATTGGAAGCTGGGTAAGTATTCTACCTCCTTTAGTGGCTATTGCCATTGCTTTGGCATTCCGTCAGGTGCTTTTTGCCCTGTTTTTGGGTATTTGGATGGGGGCTTATTTGATTGGAGATTTAACCTTCACAGGCATTTTTGACAGCTTTTTTGAGGCATTGAGCGGATATATAGTGCCCGGAGTATCAGATCCTGACCGGATGAGCATTGTTGTTTTTTCTATTCTAATCGGGGGGATGGTAGGGATCATTACTGACAACGGGGGAACCCGCGGAGTAATTACAGCCATCACTCGCTTTGTACGGACTAAAGTTCAGGGGATGGTGGTGACGTCACTTATGGGTTTTATAGTGTTTTTTGATGACTATGCGAATACTATGGTGGTGGGGAATACCATGCGGCCGCTAACCGATAAACTGCGAATTTCTCGTGCAAAGCTGGCCTATTTGGTGGATGCTACAGCGGCACCTGTTGCTACCGTGGCTTTGGTGAGCACCTGGATTGGGGCTATGGTTGGTTTTATTGCAACCGCTCAGGCTGAAATGCCTGATTTTAACGAGGCGGCCTATTCAGTATTTATAAATTCACTTCCGTATAATTTTTATGCATTTTTCACAATTTTATTCGTGATTTTAATTGCCTATTCCGGACGCGATTTCGGAACCATGCTTAAAGCCAGAATCACGCTCTATAAAGCCAAGCACGATTCCAAATTGGATAAATACAATCTTTATAAAGACAAGATTGAAGAAGATGAGGAAAAGAAAAGTGAATCGCATTGGGCGAATGCAGCACTTCCTATTTTAACGTTGGTTTTTGGAACAATCATTGGTCTTTTTGTGACCGGTGAAGGAGACAATATCCAGGGAATCATTGAAACGGCAAATTCCTATGATGCGCTCCTATGGGGTTCTCTTGCCTCGGTAGTGGTGGCTGTTGCTATGACCCTTGGACAAAAACTTCTGGATGTGGAAAAAACACTGGAGGGTATGATGAACGGAATGCATGTGATGTTCGACGGGGTCCTCATTCTTGTTTTAGCCTGGGCATTGAGTGATGTAACCGTTGCCCTTGGAACAGCCGATTACCTGGTTTCAGTATTTGGGGAAACCCTGAATCCTTACTGGATGCCGGCTATTGTCCTGGTGCTTTCAGCACTCACGGCCTTTGCCACAGGATCGAGTTGGGGAACGATGGGAATTTTAATGCCGCTGGTGGTTCCTTTAGGCTGGGAAATTGGAAATGCTACCGGTATTCCGGCTGAAATGACTTTAGAAGTTATCTATGCAAGTGTAAGTGCGGTGCTGGCAGGATCGGTTTGGGGTGATCATTGCTCTCCTATCTCCGACACCACTATTTTGAGTTCAATTGCCACTCAGTGTGATCATGTGGAACACGTAAATACGCAGCTACCTTATGCCTTGATAGTTGGAGGGATCAGTATTTTGGCAATGATAAGTGCATTGGTACTGAACGTTTCAGTATGGATCATTTACCCGGCAGGAGTGGCGCTGATTATCGCTATTATCTACAAATTCGGTAAAATCCCTGATCCTGAAGAATACACACCGGAAGGGAAGGAAGCGGCAATTACAAGCCTGGATTAG
- a CDS encoding M14 family metallopeptidase, producing the protein MKNKILRSGLMVLIWTFGLMNLLSAQDLYSNFNDLTNRLNQLTSGYEDLSSLQSLAKTTDGRDIWVLTIGSGDVENHPAVAVIGGVKGSHIYGSELAIAFAEKLLRDSSSDEIRELLETTTFYVLPRINPDATEQYFANLKYERDVNTVSTNDDRDDAFDEDPFEDLNGDNLITMMRVADETGKWMIMPEDNRLVRKADISKGEKGGYHVFTEGIDNDKDGQFNEDGEGGVNINKNFTYDYPYFTPGAGENMASQIETRAVLDFLYEETPNVFSVVSFGPANNLSSPVKFNRGAISQRVIKGWYEEDVAVNSLVSEAYNDITKLKDAPAVSGQPGDLFQWAYFHYGRYSFSTPGWAVPDVMDEDEKPVKFDSNEAKFLAWADQNNLDAFVDWQEVDHPDFPGKTVEVGGIKPFVSDNPPYEYVDSLSRSHTDFLIRLAGMKPDIRLVNFDTEEAGRNLTRITVDVYNAGTLPTASRLGERTNWVKEAVVKIDLSNNLQLVSGDALETIESIEGDGTLKKSWLVRGSGSFTISAGAPNTGISTIEQTIR; encoded by the coding sequence ATGAAAAACAAAATACTGCGATCGGGGTTAATGGTTCTGATATGGACTTTCGGTTTAATGAACTTGTTATCAGCCCAAGATTTATATAGCAATTTTAATGACTTAACGAACCGTTTAAATCAACTGACTTCTGGTTATGAAGACCTCTCCTCCCTTCAGTCATTAGCGAAAACAACCGATGGCAGGGACATCTGGGTGTTAACTATTGGCAGCGGAGACGTTGAAAATCACCCGGCCGTTGCTGTAATTGGTGGGGTCAAAGGATCGCATATTTACGGCAGTGAACTTGCGATAGCTTTTGCTGAAAAATTATTAAGAGACTCTTCTTCCGATGAAATCCGTGAATTATTAGAAACCACCACTTTTTATGTACTCCCGCGTATTAACCCGGATGCAACCGAGCAATATTTTGCTAATTTGAAGTATGAACGTGACGTAAACACGGTTTCTACCAATGATGACCGGGACGATGCTTTTGATGAAGATCCGTTTGAGGATTTAAACGGAGATAACCTCATAACCATGATGCGCGTGGCAGATGAAACCGGAAAATGGATGATAATGCCGGAAGATAACAGGCTCGTTCGCAAAGCCGATATTTCCAAGGGTGAAAAAGGGGGTTACCATGTATTTACCGAAGGCATTGATAATGACAAAGACGGCCAATTCAATGAAGACGGTGAAGGGGGAGTCAACATCAACAAGAATTTCACTTACGACTACCCGTATTTCACCCCCGGAGCCGGAGAAAATATGGCTTCTCAAATTGAAACCCGTGCCGTTTTGGATTTCCTTTATGAAGAGACTCCCAATGTATTTTCTGTTGTTTCTTTCGGGCCCGCAAACAACCTTAGCTCTCCGGTTAAATTTAACAGGGGTGCGATCAGTCAGCGGGTAATTAAAGGTTGGTATGAAGAAGATGTGGCTGTTAACAGCCTGGTTTCTGAAGCCTACAACGATATTACAAAATTAAAGGATGCACCTGCCGTATCGGGCCAGCCCGGTGATTTATTTCAATGGGCTTACTTCCATTACGGACGATACAGCTTCAGTACTCCGGGATGGGCCGTTCCTGATGTAATGGATGAAGATGAAAAACCGGTCAAATTTGATTCCAATGAAGCCAAATTCCTGGCTTGGGCAGACCAAAATAACCTTGACGCCTTTGTAGATTGGCAAGAAGTGGATCATCCGGATTTCCCTGGCAAAACTGTGGAAGTTGGCGGCATTAAACCCTTTGTAAGTGATAACCCGCCATATGAATACGTGGACTCACTTAGCCGATCGCATACAGATTTTCTCATCAGGCTCGCCGGAATGAAACCGGATATCCGGCTTGTGAATTTTGACACGGAAGAAGCAGGAAGGAACCTGACCCGTATCACCGTAGATGTGTATAACGCCGGCACCTTGCCTACCGCTTCCAGGTTAGGCGAGAGAACCAATTGGGTAAAAGAAGCCGTGGTCAAAATTGACCTTTCAAATAATCTTCAACTGGTAAGTGGCGACGCCCTTGAAACCATCGAATCTATTGAAGGGGATGGAACGCTTAAGAAATCATGGCTTGTGCGTGGAAGCGGATCTTTCACCATTTCAGCCGGAGCACCAAATACCGGAATTTCAACCATAGAACAAACAATCAGATAG
- a CDS encoding M14 family metallopeptidase, which yields MKNIIYTTLFTFLVTGLLLNQSAEAQTSVDGFFPAAGSPVNPEVQASWNRYYNYQGISDLTKELADAHPNLIKRESIGKSYEGRDIWLLTVTNFAQGNPNRKPAMYIDGNIHSNEIQGTEVSMYTAWYLAEMFGDNEFITQLMNEKTFYIVPTINPDGRENFFDAPNTASSPRSGIKPIDNDLDGEMNEDGYDDLNGDGSITMMRRKNPRGQFVEHPDYPEFMQRTEADEFGEYEMLGYEGLDNDGDGRINEDGEGYYDPNRDWGWKWQPDYIQGGAHKYPFSLPENRAVMEFVMNHPNIAAAQSYHNSGGMILRGPGAEEDRDTYNRQDIRVYNALGEMGERLIPGYNYWVVYDDLYTVFGGELDWFYGSRGAFTFTNELWASFEMFNEESRGRFSPDTYEFNKNLLFNDALVEWEPYNHPQYGEIEIGGTKKNFGRAHPGFLLEQMAHRNMAFTIYHAYHTPNLVIDEIAEKDLGGGLKEVTAVVTNTRMIPTHASQDLKYKITRPNYISIDGANVEAGMIVTNRDLNQTVEQKNNPQKISVDNIPGMESVTVRWIISRGNGYTVTVDSEKGGVVSKSK from the coding sequence ATGAAGAATATTATATACACAACCTTATTTACATTTTTAGTTACCGGCTTATTATTGAATCAGTCTGCGGAGGCTCAAACCTCAGTAGATGGTTTTTTCCCGGCGGCCGGCTCCCCCGTAAATCCTGAAGTGCAGGCAAGCTGGAACCGCTATTATAACTACCAGGGAATTTCTGATTTAACCAAGGAACTGGCAGACGCCCATCCCAACCTTATTAAACGAGAATCCATCGGGAAATCATACGAAGGGAGAGACATCTGGCTACTCACGGTTACAAATTTCGCTCAGGGAAATCCGAACCGCAAACCCGCCATGTATATCGACGGTAACATTCATTCCAATGAAATACAGGGAACGGAAGTGTCGATGTATACCGCCTGGTACCTGGCAGAAATGTTTGGGGACAATGAGTTTATCACGCAATTAATGAATGAAAAAACATTTTACATTGTCCCAACCATAAATCCTGACGGTCGCGAAAATTTCTTTGATGCTCCAAATACAGCAAGTTCACCCCGGTCCGGCATTAAACCAATTGATAATGATCTGGACGGTGAAATGAATGAAGACGGCTACGATGACCTGAATGGCGATGGCAGTATCACCATGATGCGTCGTAAAAATCCGCGCGGTCAATTTGTGGAGCATCCCGATTATCCGGAATTTATGCAACGGACGGAAGCCGATGAATTCGGTGAATATGAGATGCTTGGATACGAGGGTCTTGATAATGACGGAGACGGACGAATCAATGAAGACGGTGAAGGCTATTACGATCCCAATCGTGATTGGGGATGGAAATGGCAGCCCGACTATATTCAGGGCGGAGCCCACAAATACCCATTTTCACTGCCTGAAAATCGGGCGGTAATGGAATTTGTAATGAATCATCCGAACATTGCGGCCGCACAGAGTTATCATAACAGCGGTGGTATGATTTTACGCGGACCCGGTGCCGAAGAAGATCGTGATACCTATAACCGGCAGGATATCCGGGTGTATAATGCCCTTGGTGAAATGGGCGAACGCTTGATTCCCGGCTATAATTATTGGGTAGTTTATGATGATCTCTATACCGTTTTTGGCGGAGAATTGGATTGGTTTTACGGAAGCCGCGGCGCCTTCACATTTACCAACGAGCTTTGGGCTTCATTTGAAATGTTTAATGAGGAAAGCCGTGGACGCTTCAGTCCCGACACTTATGAGTTTAACAAAAACCTTCTTTTCAATGATGCTCTTGTTGAATGGGAACCTTACAATCACCCTCAATACGGAGAAATTGAAATCGGTGGTACGAAGAAAAACTTCGGGCGTGCTCACCCCGGGTTCCTGCTCGAGCAGATGGCACATCGAAATATGGCTTTTACCATTTATCACGCTTACCACACTCCAAACCTTGTGATTGATGAAATTGCTGAAAAAGATTTAGGTGGCGGCTTGAAGGAAGTAACGGCTGTTGTGACTAACACCCGCATGATACCTACACACGCCAGCCAGGACCTGAAATATAAGATCACTCGTCCAAACTATATCAGTATTGACGGAGCTAATGTGGAAGCTGGGATGATCGTCACCAACCGAGATTTAAACCAAACGGTGGAGCAAAAGAATAATCCGCAAAAAATTTCTGTAGATAACATTCCCGGTATGGAATCGGTAACCGTTCGCTGGATTATCAGCCGCGGAAATGGTTACACCGTAACCGTTGACAGTGAGAAAGGCGGTGTGGTTTCTAAAAGTAAATAG
- the gltX gene encoding glutamate--tRNA ligase has translation MSVRVRFAPSPTGFLHIGGLRTALYNYLFARHNDGTFVLRIEDTDQSRYVEDAEQDIIDSLEWAGMEIDEGPGKGGDFGPYRQSERKDIYHKYAEQLIEKGHAYYAFDTVEEINEMRERLEKSGNPSPKYDAITRQSMKNSLTLPQDEVKKKLEAGEEYVVRLKVPRRESIKFEDEIRGIVSFDTEGLDDQVLLKSDGMPTYHLANVVDDHTMEITHVIRGEEWLSSTPKHMLLYNAFGWEPPVMAHLPLIMSPSGGKLSKRKAESEGIPINTKDYISGHYEPDALVNFLAYLGWSPGDDSEIHDMQELCELFTLDRVSKGGAVFNYKKLMWYNENYIREHSVDELKPRVKPLFEESKFKIPGDEFLTKVIELLHERVSKVDEFVSMGAFFFEAPKEYDENALKKWKDDSPVILKAYRDKIEKLSEEEFEAVTLKDKIKETIEEHEVGFGKLMMPLRVAVSGQGFGPDLTPALELIGKDEVLSRIDTALEKL, from the coding sequence ATGTCAGTTCGCGTACGATTTGCGCCTTCACCTACCGGATTTTTACACATTGGCGGACTCCGGACCGCACTTTATAATTATTTATTTGCTCGCCACAACGACGGAACCTTTGTGCTCAGAATTGAAGATACTGATCAATCCCGCTATGTAGAAGATGCCGAGCAGGATATCATCGACTCCCTGGAATGGGCGGGAATGGAAATTGATGAAGGGCCGGGCAAAGGCGGCGATTTTGGTCCGTACCGGCAAAGCGAGCGCAAAGATATTTACCACAAATATGCAGAGCAACTGATAGAAAAGGGGCATGCCTATTATGCCTTCGATACCGTAGAAGAAATTAATGAAATGCGGGAGAGGCTGGAGAAGTCAGGCAACCCATCTCCAAAATATGATGCCATCACCCGTCAGTCTATGAAAAACAGCCTTACGCTTCCACAGGATGAAGTAAAGAAGAAGCTGGAAGCCGGTGAAGAATATGTGGTTCGGCTCAAAGTACCCCGCAGAGAAAGCATTAAGTTTGAAGATGAAATCCGCGGTATTGTTTCATTTGATACGGAGGGGCTGGATGATCAGGTATTACTGAAGTCGGACGGTATGCCAACCTATCATCTGGCCAATGTGGTGGATGATCACACCATGGAAATCACCCATGTTATCCGCGGAGAAGAGTGGCTGAGCAGTACGCCGAAGCACATGCTGCTATACAATGCTTTCGGCTGGGAGCCGCCAGTGATGGCACACTTGCCGCTGATCATGTCTCCAAGCGGAGGGAAGCTCTCCAAGCGTAAAGCCGAGAGCGAAGGAATCCCGATAAACACCAAAGACTATATTTCCGGACACTACGAGCCCGATGCCCTGGTGAATTTTCTGGCGTATCTGGGGTGGAGTCCCGGCGACGATTCTGAAATTCATGACATGCAAGAACTGTGTGAGTTGTTTACGCTCGATCGTGTATCCAAAGGCGGAGCGGTTTTCAACTACAAGAAGCTAATGTGGTATAATGAAAATTACATTCGCGAGCATTCTGTGGATGAGCTGAAGCCGCGGGTTAAACCCCTTTTTGAAGAATCGAAGTTTAAAATACCAGGTGATGAATTCCTGACGAAAGTGATCGAGTTACTTCACGAACGCGTTTCCAAAGTAGATGAGTTTGTAAGCATGGGGGCCTTCTTTTTTGAAGCTCCGAAGGAGTATGATGAGAATGCCCTTAAGAAATGGAAGGATGACAGTCCCGTAATTTTGAAAGCCTACCGGGATAAAATTGAAAAACTTTCAGAAGAAGAATTCGAAGCCGTTACGCTGAAAGATAAGATCAAGGAAACCATTGAAGAGCATGAAGTAGGCTTTGGCAAACTAATGATGCCGCTGAGGGTAGCGGTAAGCGGGCAGGGCTTCGGCCCCGATTTAACCCCGGCCCTGGAACTCATCGGAAAAGACGAAGTGCTTTCCAGAATTGACACAGCACTTGAAAAGCTGTAG
- a CDS encoding WbqC family protein, whose translation MRIALLQPQFAPNLYDLSAMLKADLIVWEDVEKWSRKGRSHRAQVRGHNGLQWINLPVKTEDKNKAIKDVRIDHSRDWLEPLWNAIYHNYRTSTYFDFYIDELRNDFETASQFEKLLEFDLYFFERMMTYLEVDLQPRLSSSIPEYDTYPDAFIKNIEADTLFLEHESKNYQRQTDKAVEPLKNHPVYPQAVEGFVEGCSLLDLLLNCGKESYRVLDKLRKEGK comes from the coding sequence ATGCGCATAGCTCTTCTTCAACCACAATTTGCCCCAAACCTGTACGACCTTTCTGCCATGCTGAAGGCAGACTTAATCGTATGGGAAGACGTAGAGAAATGGTCTCGTAAGGGACGCTCACACAGGGCTCAGGTCCGCGGGCATAACGGCTTGCAATGGATTAACCTTCCGGTAAAAACCGAAGACAAGAATAAGGCCATCAAAGACGTACGTATCGATCATTCCCGGGATTGGCTGGAACCCCTTTGGAATGCCATATATCATAATTACCGCACCTCTACTTACTTCGATTTTTATATTGATGAACTTCGTAACGACTTTGAAACAGCTTCTCAATTCGAAAAGCTTCTCGAGTTTGATTTATATTTTTTTGAACGAATGATGACTTACCTGGAAGTTGACCTTCAACCCAGGCTGTCCAGCTCCATTCCTGAATATGATACTTACCCGGATGCATTTATTAAGAATATCGAAGCAGATACTTTGTTCCTGGAGCACGAATCCAAGAATTACCAGCGCCAAACCGATAAAGCCGTTGAACCATTAAAAAACCACCCCGTTTACCCCCAAGCCGTAGAGGGTTTTGTTGAAGGGTGCAGCCTCCTTGACTTACTCTTAAATTGTGGAAAAGAGAGTTACAGAGTTTTGGATAAATTGAGAAAAGAAGGCAAATGA
- a CDS encoding sodium:solute symporter — MSWIDWSVLIAFLAYTIWDGTRRGKDSSTIEDYLLANRSMPWWAAGLSVMATQASAITFIGTTGIAYVEDMRFVQTYLAIPFAMIFICMFLVPFFNRMQNFTAYEVLEERFGLKTRLVTSGLFLISRGLALGVVIAAPSYVLALLLGLPLNITILIIGVIATFYTTVGGIAGVITTDVKQMIIMMFGLVFCFFLIWTNLPEEVGFDGALYLAGSLDKLTALDLNFDLTEKYNVWSGLIAAFFLMVSYFGTDQTQVQRYLTTDSVKNARKSLLMTAYAKVPMQFFILLLGVMLYIFFIFNSAPASFRGTEPVAQTDQQQIAEQKILKDYEIAHLSRKEAALEAVQKRDAQTQQLFVESDAAMNEARDAELALQAEIRQADVNDTNYIFPYFILNHVPIGIIGLIVAGIFAAALSSIDSELNALTTVSIVDWYQRLKGDLHTEAHYVKSSRGVTFFWGALATVSALLMGETRSIIELVNQIGSYFYGSILGVFILLLWVKRATGTGALTGLICGMLSVFAFDRLFYNAASGDHSFIFPWSTIPDGYIKAIEFLWLNPVGTFMVVIVGIGVSLIWPRRTNS, encoded by the coding sequence ATGAGTTGGATTGACTGGTCGGTTTTAATCGCTTTTCTTGCCTATACCATCTGGGACGGTACGCGCCGAGGTAAAGATTCATCTACTATAGAAGATTATCTGCTTGCTAACCGCTCCATGCCTTGGTGGGCAGCCGGGCTATCGGTAATGGCAACCCAGGCCTCCGCAATCACTTTTATAGGCACCACCGGGATTGCTTATGTGGAAGACATGAGGTTTGTACAAACCTACCTCGCCATTCCCTTTGCCATGATTTTTATCTGCATGTTCCTTGTTCCTTTTTTCAATAGAATGCAGAATTTTACTGCATATGAAGTTCTGGAAGAACGTTTTGGTTTAAAAACCAGGTTGGTCACCAGCGGACTTTTTCTGATTTCCCGCGGACTAGCTCTTGGAGTTGTTATTGCGGCTCCTTCTTATGTGTTAGCTCTTTTACTGGGGCTTCCGCTTAACATCACCATCCTCATCATCGGTGTGATTGCAACTTTTTATACCACAGTTGGCGGAATCGCCGGGGTCATTACGACCGATGTAAAACAAATGATCATCATGATGTTTGGGCTGGTTTTTTGTTTTTTCCTGATCTGGACAAATCTTCCCGAAGAAGTCGGTTTTGACGGGGCCCTTTACCTTGCCGGAAGCCTGGATAAACTTACTGCACTGGATCTCAATTTCGACCTTACTGAAAAATACAATGTGTGGAGCGGTTTGATTGCCGCTTTTTTTCTGATGGTTTCCTATTTCGGAACTGATCAAACCCAGGTACAGCGTTACCTGACGACTGATTCAGTCAAAAATGCTCGCAAATCACTGCTGATGACGGCCTATGCCAAAGTCCCCATGCAGTTTTTCATTCTTTTGCTTGGAGTAATGCTGTATATATTTTTCATCTTCAATTCAGCTCCGGCATCTTTCCGGGGCACAGAGCCAGTAGCACAGACCGATCAGCAACAAATTGCCGAACAGAAAATCCTTAAGGATTACGAAATCGCTCATCTTTCACGAAAGGAAGCAGCTTTGGAAGCCGTTCAAAAGCGTGATGCCCAGACCCAGCAATTGTTTGTTGAATCTGATGCCGCAATGAATGAAGCCCGGGATGCAGAATTAGCTTTACAAGCTGAAATTCGTCAGGCAGATGTAAACGATACCAATTATATCTTCCCCTATTTTATTCTGAATCATGTTCCCATTGGAATCATCGGGTTAATCGTAGCCGGTATTTTTGCCGCCGCCCTCAGTAGTATTGACAGCGAGTTGAATGCCCTTACCACCGTCTCCATTGTGGATTGGTATCAACGTCTGAAAGGTGATTTACACACCGAAGCTCATTATGTGAAATCATCACGGGGTGTCACTTTTTTCTGGGGAGCTCTTGCTACGGTTTCTGCCTTGCTCATGGGGGAAACACGCTCCATCATTGAATTAGTAAATCAAATTGGCAGTTATTTCTATGGATCTATCCTGGGGGTTTTCATCTTGCTGCTTTGGGTGAAGCGGGCAACTGGAACCGGAGCTTTGACCGGCTTGATTTGCGGAATGCTCTCTGTCTTCGCTTTCGACCGTTTGTTTTATAATGCTGCATCCGGCGATCACTCCTTCATCTTCCCCTGGAGTACCATACCTGATGGCTACATCAAAGCAATTGAGTTTTTATGGCTGAACCCTGTTGGAACTTTTATGGTAGTAATTGTAGGGATTGGGGTGAGCTTAATTTGGCCACGGAGAACTAATTCTTAA
- a CDS encoding PIN domain-containing protein, translating into MFAYSFHHSDLEKKKKASKLIKTHLENRTGVNSYQVVQEFINVAYRKFKHPMSLRELEQFIENVLSHFWEVYANKDLIYSAIGIKEQFNFSFYDSLIIAAALEAGCSTLYSEDLQHNQNVFSVQIIYPFA; encoded by the coding sequence ATTTTTGCATACTCTTTTCATCATTCAGATTTAGAGAAAAAGAAAAAAGCTTCTAAACTCATTAAAACCCATTTGGAAAACAGAACGGGGGTAAACAGCTATCAAGTTGTTCAGGAATTTATAAATGTAGCCTATAGAAAGTTTAAACATCCTATGAGCCTGCGAGAACTTGAACAATTTATTGAAAACGTCTTATCTCATTTTTGGGAGGTCTATGCCAATAAAGATTTGATTTATTCCGCAATAGGAATCAAAGAACAGTTCAATTTCTCTTTTTACGATTCTCTCATTATTGCAGCCGCCTTAGAAGCTGGTTGCTCCACACTGTATTCAGAAGATTTACAGCATAACCAAAACGTATTTTCGGTTCAAATTATCTATCCTTTTGCTTAA
- a CDS encoding sterol desaturase family protein: MESLIEFFENVPTTFRAGILIGGIFLFWVIEGVFPLFEFGYKKVRHAAINLVLNGFFVLIGLGFAGILVWSSNYVTTNEFGVLQWIAMPVWAQAIVGVMLLDFFGAYLIHWIEHKVKFLWKFHLVHHSDTTVDVTTGLRHHPGEAVFRMVFTIIGVIVVGVPIWIVFLYQSISALFAHLTHANINMPKKVDRALSWIFITPLMHKVHHHYTQPLTDTNYGNIFAVWDRMFGTFAEVEDIKELKYGIDTHMDPKENDDLGNLLKIPFQAYRPPVGSKFGKEDEIEISGKS, from the coding sequence ATGGAATCATTGATAGAATTTTTTGAAAACGTTCCTACTACGTTTAGAGCCGGTATTTTAATCGGAGGTATTTTTCTCTTTTGGGTGATAGAAGGCGTTTTCCCGCTATTTGAATTTGGCTATAAAAAAGTACGTCATGCTGCTATTAATTTAGTTTTGAATGGCTTTTTTGTGCTGATCGGTTTAGGGTTTGCAGGAATATTGGTGTGGTCTTCAAATTATGTAACGACCAATGAATTCGGTGTTTTACAGTGGATAGCCATGCCCGTTTGGGCACAAGCTATTGTAGGGGTAATGTTGCTTGATTTTTTTGGTGCTTATCTCATTCATTGGATTGAACACAAGGTAAAATTTTTGTGGAAGTTTCATCTTGTACATCACAGTGATACTACTGTTGATGTGACTACCGGACTCCGTCATCATCCCGGGGAAGCCGTATTCAGGATGGTTTTTACTATTATTGGGGTGATTGTTGTCGGGGTCCCAATTTGGATAGTGTTTTTATATCAAAGTATTTCGGCACTCTTTGCCCATTTAACCCACGCCAATATAAACATGCCCAAAAAAGTGGACCGTGCTTTGTCCTGGATCTTTATAACTCCGCTAATGCATAAAGTGCACCACCATTATACACAACCATTAACGGATACCAACTACGGGAATATCTTCGCAGTCTGGGACCGGATGTTTGGGACTTTTGCCGAAGTAGAAGACATCAAAGAGCTGAAATACGGTATTGATACCCACATGGATCCCAAGGAAAATGACGACCTCGGGAATTTGCTGAAGATTCCTTTTCAGGCTTATCGTCCGCCTGTGGGTTCTAAATTTGGGAAAGAGGATGAGATTGAAATCTCTGGCAAAAGCTGA